Genomic DNA from Candidatus Zymogenus saltonus:
ATGTTTTTTTTAGGCCCTGTATGTACTATTGAATTGGCCGGGTTTCTTTTGCCTTTGTTCAGATCAGGAACCGTCCTGCTTGTATGCGATGGCTGTTTTAAGTGTCATAGGTTGAGTGGCTGACCGACCGCCCGGTCACCGCCTTCTATGTATGATATTACACAGGGTGGCGCTTTTTTGTCAAGTGAAAAATTTACAGAAAATTTACACTTTTTTGTATAGGGAAGGAATCGCTTAAAGGTCGGGCAGCGTTAAAAAAGGGAGGGGGGGCGGGAATAATAATGTTGATTTTATCGATTGGGATCGGGCGGGAATCTCAGGCGGCGTAAGGGGGGAAGGGGAGGGTATGCCGCCCTCAATATGGAGTCAAGTCAATACCCTATCTTTTTTATTTCCAGAGCATAAAGGTAACCATCTCGACATCTGAAGTAGATAATATCATCAACAACAATGAGTTTGGAATCTATACGATCTCTTAGCTTATATCTCCACATTAACGCACCACTTTTGGAGTCTAAAGCATATAGATATTGATCATAACACTCTACATAGACAATGCCATTAATCACATAGGGAGAAGTAGTTATACGATCATCTGTATTAAAATGCCATCTATACTCGCCACTGTTGATGTTTACGGCATAAATGTCATAATTATAGCCAGTCCCGAAATAGATAACACCATCAACAACAATATTGGAGT
This window encodes:
- a CDS encoding PQQ-like beta-propeller repeat protein, which codes for MSSFLYAIDAKNGEQRWCFKTQYFVFNSNIVVDGVIYFGTGYNYDIYAVNINSGEYRWHFNTDDRITTSPYVINGIVYVECYDQYLYALDSKSGALMWRYKLRDRIDSKLIVVDDIIYFRCRDGYLYALEIKKIGY